A genomic region of Candidatus Dormiibacterota bacterium contains the following coding sequences:
- the carB gene encoding carbamoyl-phosphate synthase large subunit yields MARRNIMVIGSGPIVIGQAAEFDYAGVQACRALREEGHRVVLVNSNPATIMTDPEVADAVYLEPLTVRSVEQIIERERPDALLPTLGGQTGLNLAVELARAGVLERYNVELLGTPLDTIELAEDRERFKEKMIEIGEPVAQSAIVTTIDEGLAFAQEIGYPLVVRPAYTLGGTGGGVVYSEEELRERLDAGLNASLIHQVLLEVSLLGWKEIEYEVLRDSANNCIIVCNMENIDPVGVHTGDSIVVAPSQTLSDVEYQMLRTSSLNVIRALNVQGGCNIQFALHPDRSEYAIIEVNPRVSRSSALASKATGYPIAKISTRIALGQTLDTIPNPVTGVTTAAYEPTLDYVVVKIPRWPFDKFPLADTHLGTQMKSTGEAMGIGRTFRAAMLKALRGLDLKRDTLTGAGFEAWSASELEAIVVKPTHDRLFAVCELLRRALQGGDSDETLAACIAHVHDLCDIDAFWLYEFAALVALEERLRAGSSDADIDEAFVCGYSAQAIEQLCRDGNAVAARRTDGAFRMVDTAAAEFPARSPYYYLSRGETDEMRPTPDRAVVVVGSGPIRIGQGIEFDYSCVHAAWALKDAGFSPVVVNNNPETVSTDFDVSDALVFEPPGADEVEDAYRATNALGVMLAFGGQTAINLAGELSRRGVRIIGSDRASLDMAEDREQFDAALQRLGVARPEGKAARSFREARAHARELGFPVLVRPSFVLGGRGMEIVYNEGQLASYAESAPPILPDAPLLVDKYLRGLEVEVDAVFDGEDILIPGIFEHLERAGIHSGDSISVYPTQTIDAAMEQRILGVTTAIAKELRIRGLINIQFVIHEGQLYIIEANPRASRTVPIIQKATGVNLVAAATRIALGEKLRDMPYGIGLRPRTPYVVVKVPVFSFSKMRGVETVLGPEMKSTGEVLGIDDSFAGALRKGFIGAGIRLPGTGGRILVSIADEEKHAAVPVLRRYADLGHTLVATAGTRDVLEAAGIASEAINKIADGSPHVLELIHQRKVDLVINDALGQRELTDNYRIRRAAVEAGIACLTSLDTAKALVTALETVPGAPRSLQEYRNGALSTGELHG; encoded by the coding sequence ATGGCGCGCCGCAACATTATGGTCATCGGGTCTGGGCCGATCGTTATCGGTCAGGCCGCCGAATTCGATTATGCGGGCGTGCAAGCGTGCCGGGCCCTCCGCGAAGAAGGCCACCGCGTCGTTCTCGTCAACAGCAATCCGGCCACGATCATGACCGATCCCGAGGTGGCCGACGCGGTCTACCTCGAGCCGCTGACGGTTCGATCCGTCGAACAGATCATCGAGCGCGAGCGGCCGGATGCACTGCTTCCCACCCTCGGCGGCCAGACCGGTTTGAATTTAGCCGTCGAACTCGCCCGGGCCGGCGTTCTCGAGCGGTATAACGTCGAATTACTCGGCACGCCCCTCGACACGATCGAACTCGCCGAAGACCGCGAGCGCTTCAAAGAGAAGATGATCGAAATCGGAGAGCCCGTAGCGCAAAGCGCGATCGTGACGACCATCGACGAAGGGCTCGCGTTCGCGCAGGAGATCGGCTACCCGCTCGTGGTTCGTCCCGCGTACACGCTGGGTGGAACCGGCGGCGGGGTCGTCTATTCGGAAGAAGAGCTCCGCGAACGTCTCGATGCAGGGCTCAACGCGAGCCTCATCCACCAAGTATTACTCGAAGTCTCGCTCCTGGGCTGGAAAGAGATCGAGTACGAAGTGCTGCGCGACTCGGCAAACAATTGCATCATCGTCTGCAATATGGAGAACATCGATCCGGTCGGCGTGCATACCGGCGACTCGATCGTGGTCGCGCCGTCGCAGACGCTCTCCGACGTCGAGTACCAAATGCTGCGGACTTCGAGCTTGAACGTCATCCGCGCGCTCAACGTGCAGGGCGGCTGCAACATTCAATTCGCGTTGCATCCCGATCGTAGCGAGTACGCGATCATCGAAGTCAATCCGCGCGTCTCCCGCAGTTCCGCACTAGCATCGAAAGCAACCGGGTATCCGATCGCCAAGATCTCCACCCGGATCGCGCTCGGGCAAACGCTGGACACGATCCCGAACCCGGTAACGGGCGTTACGACGGCGGCCTACGAGCCGACGCTCGATTACGTGGTGGTCAAGATTCCACGCTGGCCGTTCGACAAATTCCCGCTGGCGGATACGCATCTCGGAACGCAGATGAAATCGACGGGCGAAGCGATGGGAATCGGGCGGACGTTTCGCGCCGCGATGCTCAAGGCGCTGCGCGGCTTGGATCTCAAACGCGATACGCTCACCGGCGCGGGATTCGAGGCGTGGAGCGCATCGGAGCTCGAGGCGATCGTCGTCAAACCGACGCACGACCGGCTGTTCGCCGTCTGCGAGCTACTCCGCCGCGCGTTGCAGGGCGGCGATTCGGATGAGACGCTCGCGGCCTGCATCGCGCACGTTCACGACCTGTGCGACATCGATGCATTTTGGCTCTATGAGTTCGCCGCGCTCGTCGCGCTCGAAGAGCGATTGCGCGCCGGCTCGAGCGATGCGGACATCGACGAGGCGTTCGTATGCGGATATTCGGCTCAGGCCATCGAGCAGCTCTGTCGCGACGGCAACGCCGTTGCCGCTCGCCGTACGGACGGCGCCTTTCGGATGGTCGACACGGCGGCCGCAGAGTTTCCCGCGCGCTCGCCCTACTATTATCTCTCGCGCGGCGAGACCGACGAGATGCGCCCAACGCCGGATCGCGCGGTCGTCGTCGTCGGCAGCGGGCCGATTCGCATCGGGCAAGGCATCGAATTCGATTACAGTTGCGTCCACGCGGCCTGGGCGCTCAAGGATGCCGGTTTCTCACCGGTCGTCGTCAACAACAACCCCGAGACCGTTTCGACCGATTTCGACGTCAGCGACGCGCTCGTCTTCGAGCCGCCCGGCGCCGATGAAGTCGAAGATGCATATCGCGCGACGAACGCGCTCGGCGTGATGCTCGCCTTCGGCGGACAGACGGCGATCAATCTCGCCGGGGAACTGAGCCGTCGCGGCGTGCGCATCATCGGCAGCGATCGCGCCAGCCTCGATATGGCCGAGGACCGAGAACAATTCGACGCCGCGCTGCAACGCCTGGGCGTCGCGCGGCCGGAAGGCAAGGCCGCGCGCAGCTTCCGCGAGGCGCGTGCGCACGCGCGCGAACTCGGGTTCCCGGTCTTGGTGCGACCGTCGTTCGTACTCGGCGGCCGCGGCATGGAGATCGTCTATAACGAAGGGCAACTCGCGTCGTATGCCGAGTCCGCCCCGCCGATTCTTCCCGACGCGCCGCTGCTCGTCGACAAATATCTGCGCGGTTTGGAAGTGGAAGTCGATGCGGTCTTCGACGGCGAGGACATCCTGATTCCCGGCATCTTCGAGCATCTCGAGCGCGCGGGCATCCATTCGGGAGACTCGATCAGCGTCTATCCGACCCAAACGATCGATGCGGCGATGGAGCAACGGATCCTCGGCGTCACCACCGCAATCGCCAAGGAGCTGCGCATTCGCGGGCTGATCAACATTCAGTTCGTCATTCACGAAGGGCAGCTCTACATCATCGAAGCCAATCCACGCGCGAGCCGCACGGTGCCGATCATCCAAAAAGCTACCGGCGTCAACCTGGTCGCGGCGGCAACCCGGATCGCGCTAGGAGAGAAGCTGCGCGATATGCCGTACGGGATCGGGCTACGCCCACGCACGCCGTACGTCGTCGTGAAAGTCCCGGTGTTCTCGTTCTCGAAGATGCGCGGCGTCGAAACGGTTTTGGGGCCCGAGATGAAATCGACCGGCGAGGTGCTGGGCATCGACGACAGCTTTGCCGGCGCCTTGCGCAAAGGTTTTATCGGCGCCGGGATCCGGCTCCCGGGCACGGGTGGGCGCATCTTGGTATCGATCGCCGACGAAGAAAAACATGCGGCGGTTCCCGTGCTTCGCCGATACGCGGACCTCGGGCATACGCTCGTTGCGACGGCCGGTACCCGCGACGTGCTCGAAGCGGCCGGCATCGCGAGCGAGGCGATCAACAAGATCGCGGACGGTTCGCCGCACGTTCTCGAACTGATCCATCAGCGCAAGGTCGATCTGGTGATCAATGACGCGCTCGGTCAACGAGAGCTCACCGATAATTACCGCATTCGGCGAGCCGCGGTCGAAGCGGGGATCGCCTGCCTGACGTCGCTCGACACCGCGAAAGCCTTGGTCACCGCGCTCGAAACCGTGCCGGGCGCGCCGCGGAGCCTGCAAGAGTATCGTAACGGAGCGCTATCGACGGGAGAGTTGCATGGATGA
- the pdxH gene encoding pyridoxamine 5'-phosphate oxidase — protein MTDIESSRHTYEREALLEETLASDPIVQLQRWLDEAYAKAGLDEPNAMCVATVAATGRPSNRMVLLRGLDERGLVFYTSYLSRKAREIDANPYAAATFFWAQLERQVRVEGAIAALPEDESDAYFATRPRGHRLSAWASEQSETIDRRETLEERMAHFDARFEGEEVPRPHSWGGYLIVPDALEFWQGRRNRMHDRLQYRRDGRAWSLHRLQP, from the coding sequence ATGACGGATATCGAATCCAGTCGCCACACGTACGAGCGCGAGGCGCTCCTCGAAGAGACGCTCGCGTCCGATCCGATCGTCCAATTGCAACGCTGGCTCGATGAAGCATACGCGAAAGCCGGTCTCGACGAACCGAACGCGATGTGCGTCGCTACCGTTGCGGCGACCGGACGTCCGTCGAACCGCATGGTGCTCCTGCGCGGGCTCGACGAACGGGGGCTCGTTTTCTACACCTCATATCTGAGTCGCAAGGCGCGCGAGATCGATGCGAACCCCTATGCGGCCGCGACGTTCTTCTGGGCGCAGCTCGAACGGCAAGTGCGGGTAGAAGGTGCGATCGCCGCGCTTCCCGAGGACGAATCCGATGCCTACTTCGCAACCCGTCCGCGCGGTCACCGCCTCTCGGCGTGGGCCTCCGAACAGAGCGAGACCATCGACCGCCGCGAGACGCTGGAGGAGCGCATGGCGCATTTTGACGCGCGTTTCGAAGGCGAAGAGGTACCGCGTCCGCATTCCTGGGGCGGATACCTGATCGTTCCCGATGCGCTCGAGTTTTGGCAGGGTCGTCGCAATCGCATGCACGATCGCCTGCAGTATCGGCGCGACGGGCGCGCTTGGAGCCTGCACCGCCTCCAACCGTGA
- a CDS encoding VWA domain-containing protein, translating to MSFDHPWRLLPALLLAAAVLWLLQRAQRREHANALAYSNIEFLTVALQPRAWIPRAMRAATIAGLLLLAIAAAGPRVVLPVPVHDGYAFICIDTSGSMQSTDVIPNRAQAAKAAARAFIQQAAAGTHVGVIAFSTAASIVQPLTTDHTQAIRALADVPEPNGATAIGDALRLAAQAMPAAGHRAIVLITDGVNNTGTDPAAMAQWLGAHHIPVYTVGIGTNSGSLIPGTMQPATIDEGALRAYANESGGAYARAEGAAQLERVLARLGRVVSLENKPLDVAIPVALLGGATIVLVLLAFIGLGRLP from the coding sequence ATGAGCTTCGATCATCCGTGGCGTCTGCTTCCCGCGCTGCTCCTGGCTGCGGCGGTGCTGTGGTTGTTGCAGCGCGCGCAGCGACGCGAGCATGCGAACGCGCTCGCCTATAGCAATATCGAGTTTCTCACCGTGGCGTTACAACCACGGGCATGGATTCCCCGGGCGATGCGTGCGGCCACGATCGCAGGCTTGCTGTTGTTGGCGATTGCCGCCGCGGGACCACGCGTGGTTTTACCCGTCCCCGTGCACGACGGATACGCATTCATCTGCATCGATACGTCCGGATCCATGCAATCGACCGACGTGATCCCCAATCGGGCTCAGGCCGCCAAGGCCGCCGCGCGCGCCTTCATCCAGCAAGCCGCGGCGGGCACACATGTCGGCGTCATCGCGTTCTCTACCGCCGCGAGCATCGTGCAACCGTTAACGACCGACCATACGCAAGCAATTCGCGCTCTCGCGGATGTCCCCGAACCCAACGGGGCGACCGCGATCGGCGACGCGCTGCGCTTGGCCGCGCAAGCGATGCCCGCCGCCGGCCACCGAGCGATCGTCCTGATCACCGACGGCGTCAATAACACCGGCACCGATCCGGCCGCGATGGCGCAATGGCTCGGCGCGCACCACATTCCCGTGTACACGGTGGGCATCGGAACCAACAGCGGGAGCCTGATCCCCGGCACCATGCAGCCCGCCACCATCGACGAAGGCGCGTTGCGCGCGTATGCGAACGAAAGCGGCGGTGCGTACGCTCGGGCCGAGGGAGCCGCGCAGCTCGAACGCGTGTTGGCACGGCTCGGGCGAGTCGTGTCGTTGGAGAACAAGCCGCTCGACGTAGCGATCCCGGTTGCACTTCTTGGAGGAGCCACGATCGTTCTGGTTCTGCTTGCATTCATCGGTCTCGGGAGGCTCCCATGA
- a CDS encoding DUF58 domain-containing protein, with protein MTLREALLRGRRRPRAWGSGSPTTYRGDGYEFVELRSYVPGDDVRRIDWAATARAGALQTRVILEDVALTLAAIVDDSGSMQVGRQRRLIDAAEDALELWLESALSDDRVMRVGPDVVVPRQGLRGRQAARIAKAPLDVAFDLRSCLETAHAALPRGSALLAISDWHDAERPEVARLLAELGRRFDCTALVARDPWYDDFPPRGFTTFRGTEGGSLAVFVGARERVRYVRAVQEREARIVRSLDEARWRVGILHESDGAAALAGAFGIPHLRRERVG; from the coding sequence ATGACGCTGCGCGAGGCGCTGTTGCGCGGCCGGCGCAGGCCCCGTGCCTGGGGTTCCGGGTCGCCCACCACCTATCGTGGCGATGGGTACGAGTTCGTCGAGCTACGCTCGTACGTTCCCGGCGACGACGTTCGGCGCATCGATTGGGCGGCGACCGCGCGAGCCGGCGCATTGCAGACCCGCGTCATTCTCGAAGACGTCGCGCTCACGCTTGCAGCGATCGTCGACGACTCCGGTTCGATGCAGGTCGGGCGGCAGCGCCGTCTGATCGACGCAGCGGAGGACGCCCTCGAGCTGTGGCTGGAGAGCGCGCTTTCCGACGACCGTGTGATGCGCGTCGGCCCCGATGTGGTCGTGCCGAGGCAGGGACTGCGCGGGCGGCAAGCCGCGCGCATCGCGAAAGCCCCGCTCGATGTCGCCTTCGATCTGCGCTCCTGCCTCGAAACGGCGCACGCGGCGCTCCCGCGCGGAAGCGCCTTGCTCGCGATCTCCGATTGGCACGATGCCGAACGTCCGGAGGTCGCGCGTCTTCTGGCCGAACTCGGGCGCCGCTTCGATTGCACGGCGCTGGTCGCGCGCGATCCGTGGTACGACGACTTCCCGCCGCGAGGGTTCACGACGTTTCGCGGGACCGAAGGCGGGAGTCTAGCCGTCTTTGTGGGCGCACGCGAGCGAGTGCGCTACGTCCGCGCAGTGCAAGAGCGCGAGGCGCGCATCGTTCGCAGCCTCGACGAAGCGCGCTGGCGCGTGGGCATCTTGCACGAATCGGACGGCGCCGCGGCGCTCGCCGGCGCGTTCGGCATTCCTCACCTCCGCCGGGAGCGTGTGGGATGA
- a CDS encoding FMN-binding negative transcriptional regulator translates to MYRPKAFQVDDPAMLYRFIAEHPLSTFVTTDELGTIATSQLPLLRSERDGATTLIGHLARANPQWQQNPHPGAQAVALFVAARAYISPAWYASAREHGRVVPTFDYIAVEARGSVRFVHDEPTLLAFVSALTAQEEARIGGVWSPRTLAQDFLSSQLRAIVGVELQVSQIVGSFKLSQNRSHDDIAGVVAGLHALGNPQSHCMADLIASSEPPREPRP, encoded by the coding sequence ATGTATCGCCCGAAGGCCTTTCAAGTGGACGATCCGGCGATGCTCTATCGCTTTATTGCCGAGCATCCGCTCTCGACGTTCGTGACGACCGACGAACTGGGGACGATCGCAACCTCCCAGCTACCGCTTCTCCGAAGCGAACGAGACGGCGCAACGACGCTGATCGGACACCTGGCGCGTGCCAATCCGCAATGGCAGCAGAACCCACATCCCGGTGCGCAGGCGGTCGCGCTTTTCGTCGCGGCACGAGCGTACATCAGCCCGGCGTGGTACGCCTCGGCGCGCGAACATGGCCGAGTCGTCCCGACGTTCGATTACATCGCGGTCGAGGCGCGGGGCAGCGTACGATTCGTGCACGACGAACCGACGTTGCTCGCGTTCGTGAGCGCGTTGACTGCGCAAGAAGAAGCGCGCATCGGCGGCGTGTGGTCGCCTCGGACGCTCGCACAGGATTTCCTCTCCTCACAACTACGGGCGATCGTCGGCGTGGAGCTACAGGTTTCGCAGATCGTCGGAAGCTTCAAACTGAGTCAAAATCGTTCGCACGACGATATCGCAGGCGTCGTCGCGGGATTGCATGCCCTCGGAAACCCGCAGTCGCATTGCATGGCCGATCTGATTGCCTCGTCCGAGCCGCCCCGCGAGCCTCGCCCATGA
- a CDS encoding MoxR family ATPase yields MNDPKPSDLARALSQTIVGQHDAVEALLLALIANGHVLLEGPPGLAKTLACRSLAAALDGAFKRIQFTPDLLPSDIIGTRIFDQRDATFSTVLGPIFANVVLADEINRAPAKVQSALLEAMQERQVTIGLQTHALPDPFIVMATMNPLDAEGTYALPVAQMDRFLAKIDVGYPSRSEELAILDRFAVADTQPLHSVATLADVQGWRAQSHRVHLEEPLKRYIVDIVLATRETQHDAIDYGASPRATLAIANLARAKAMLDGRDYAVPDDVRAVAKLALRHRIGFNYRLTTANISADRVIDDLIAAVPVP; encoded by the coding sequence ATGAACGACCCGAAGCCCTCCGACCTCGCACGCGCGCTCTCGCAGACCATCGTCGGGCAACACGATGCGGTCGAAGCGCTGTTGCTCGCGCTAATCGCGAACGGGCACGTGCTGCTCGAAGGCCCGCCCGGATTAGCCAAAACCCTCGCCTGCCGGAGCTTGGCGGCCGCTCTGGACGGCGCGTTCAAACGCATCCAATTTACGCCCGATCTGCTGCCCAGCGATATTATCGGAACGCGGATCTTCGACCAGCGCGACGCGACGTTCTCAACGGTTCTCGGGCCGATCTTCGCCAACGTCGTCCTCGCCGACGAAATCAATCGCGCTCCCGCCAAGGTGCAATCCGCGCTGTTGGAGGCGATGCAAGAACGCCAGGTTACGATCGGTCTGCAGACCCACGCACTTCCCGACCCGTTCATCGTCATGGCAACGATGAATCCGCTCGACGCCGAAGGAACGTATGCTTTGCCGGTGGCGCAGATGGACCGTTTTCTCGCCAAGATCGACGTCGGATATCCCTCGCGTAGCGAAGAACTCGCGATCTTGGATCGCTTCGCCGTTGCCGATACGCAGCCGCTCCACTCGGTCGCTACGCTGGCCGACGTCCAAGGGTGGCGCGCGCAATCCCATCGCGTGCATTTAGAAGAGCCGCTTAAACGGTACATCGTCGATATCGTTCTGGCGACGCGCGAAACCCAACACGATGCGATCGATTATGGCGCCAGCCCGCGCGCCACCCTCGCCATCGCCAACCTCGCTCGTGCCAAAGCCATGCTGGACGGTCGCGACTATGCGGTCCCCGATGACGTTCGCGCCGTCGCAAAGCTCGCATTACGCCATCGCATCGGATTCAATTATCGCTTGACGACGGCTAACATCAGCGCCGATCGCGTCATCGACGATCTGATCGCAGCGGTTCCGGTACCGTAA
- the carA gene encoding glutamine-hydrolyzing carbamoyl-phosphate synthase small subunit, with the protein MATPAALFLADGSRFDGQGLGYHGIALGEAVFYTGMTGYEEAMTDPSYAGQILTFTYPLIGNYGISGSAAQYSRACVAGAVIKQISYHPSHHLSKQTLPEWLDEQRIPTLVGADTRAITIALREHGTIWAALAVGEQALERAERTLTDFVRTATTDGLVAGVATPTPYLEGAPGGPRITLVDCGVKRAILRDLTALGAQVTVQPYDASPEMLLANDPAAIFISPGPGDPTDLPQTIATLRALVGRVPLFGVCLGHQLLALALGAATFKLPYGHRGGNQPVKDLIRNEVLVTAHNHGYAVDAATLGGDLVATMTNLNDGTNEGFCHRALPIAAVQFHPEASPGPSDARHLFAQWFASAGIPVATLTPAP; encoded by the coding sequence ATGGCAACCCCCGCAGCGCTCTTTCTTGCAGACGGCTCCCGCTTCGACGGGCAAGGACTCGGCTATCACGGCATCGCCCTGGGCGAAGCCGTTTTCTATACCGGCATGACCGGTTACGAAGAGGCGATGACCGATCCGTCGTACGCCGGCCAGATCCTCACCTTCACGTATCCCTTGATCGGGAACTACGGCATTTCGGGGAGCGCCGCGCAATACTCGCGCGCGTGCGTAGCCGGTGCGGTCATCAAGCAGATCTCCTACCATCCCTCGCACCACCTTTCCAAGCAAACGCTGCCGGAGTGGCTCGACGAGCAGCGGATCCCGACTCTGGTCGGCGCGGACACGCGCGCGATCACGATCGCACTGCGCGAGCACGGCACGATTTGGGCGGCCCTAGCGGTCGGCGAGCAGGCCTTGGAACGAGCCGAGCGCACGCTGACGGATTTCGTGCGCACGGCGACGACCGACGGCCTGGTCGCCGGCGTCGCAACGCCCACCCCGTACCTCGAAGGGGCTCCGGGCGGGCCGCGTATCACCCTTGTCGACTGCGGGGTGAAACGGGCCATCCTGCGCGATCTCACGGCGCTAGGCGCGCAGGTGACGGTGCAGCCCTACGATGCATCGCCCGAAATGCTTCTCGCGAACGATCCGGCAGCGATCTTTATTTCGCCCGGCCCCGGCGACCCGACCGATCTGCCGCAGACCATCGCTACGCTGCGCGCACTCGTCGGCCGCGTGCCGCTCTTCGGCGTCTGTCTGGGCCATCAATTGCTCGCGCTCGCGCTGGGCGCTGCAACGTTCAAGCTTCCGTACGGTCATCGTGGAGGAAACCAACCGGTCAAAGACCTGATCCGCAATGAAGTGCTCGTCACGGCGCACAATCACGGGTACGCCGTCGATGCGGCCACGCTAGGAGGCGATCTCGTGGCAACGATGACGAACCTCAACGACGGCACGAACGAAGGTTTTTGCCACCGCGCGCTCCCGATCGCCGCGGTGCAGTTTCACCCGGAGGCCTCGCCCGGACCCTCGGATGCGCGCCACCTGTTCGCGCAGTGGTTTGCGAGCGCGGGGATTCCCGTCGCAACGCTCACCCCGGCTCCATGA
- a CDS encoding MarC family protein: MDWHFAATAFATALTIIDPIGMIPLTLTTTANIAPSRRGRIVDQAVLVAAVVMLAMGVVGPAVLGYLGITLPAFTIAGGILLFLIAIDMLFARPTGARSTGEEERAAQAGENPAVFPLAIPMISGPGTIATVMLLVNLSHAEPVRLVMVFLAYASALAITWLCMRGAARFMHRIGTTGTHVVTRVLGIILAALAVQFVINGLVQTPLLRH, translated from the coding sequence ATGGACTGGCATTTCGCAGCGACCGCGTTCGCTACTGCCCTGACGATCATCGATCCGATCGGCATGATTCCGCTTACCCTGACGACGACGGCGAATATCGCGCCCAGCCGTCGCGGGCGCATCGTCGATCAGGCGGTGCTGGTCGCCGCGGTGGTGATGTTGGCGATGGGGGTCGTGGGCCCCGCGGTGCTGGGTTATCTCGGCATCACGCTCCCGGCGTTTACGATCGCCGGCGGGATCCTCTTGTTTCTCATCGCGATCGATATGTTGTTCGCGCGCCCGACCGGCGCTCGGAGCACCGGCGAAGAGGAGCGCGCCGCGCAAGCCGGCGAGAACCCGGCGGTCTTTCCGCTCGCCATACCGATGATCTCCGGGCCGGGAACGATCGCGACCGTGATGCTGCTGGTCAATCTTTCGCACGCCGAGCCCGTGCGTTTGGTGATGGTCTTCCTCGCTTACGCGAGCGCGCTGGCGATTACGTGGCTCTGCATGCGCGGCGCGGCGCGCTTCATGCACCGGATCGGCACCACGGGCACGCACGTCGTCACGCGCGTGCTGGGTATCATTCTCGCAGCTCTCGCGGTGCAGTTCGTGATCAACGGGTTGGTGCAGACCCCGCTGCTACGTCACTAG
- a CDS encoding dihydroorotase — translation MLVRGGRLVDPSVPFDGLRDLRIDAGIVVEIGEHLQPREGEATFDASGAIVAPGCIDMHVHLREPGFPHKETIESGTTAAIRGGFTAIACMPNTNPALDTDRTIEQLIGELRRRARSRVYPIAAITLGRRGEEPCDFPSLARAGAVAFSDDGNTVMNARVLRDAAHAAADIPGVFISHCEDEHLKGDAVMHEGHVSRALGVRGSPALAEDVIVARDLAIGIEAGKPWHIAHLSTHGSIEHLQHARAHGGLATCEVTPHHLTFTDEAVRERGAGAKVNPPLRDDVDARALRDAVRDGVIDAFATDHAPHTDAEKSGDLSHASVGFTGLEIALGAYALALPDLSLLRFVALLSTNPARILGVPGGSIQVGDAADITIFADRYWVVDTSTFASKGRSTPFAGCTLPRMVLATIVAGELVYDRRAL, via the coding sequence ATGCTCGTTCGCGGTGGGCGCCTGGTCGATCCATCCGTTCCGTTCGACGGTCTTCGCGATCTTCGCATCGATGCCGGGATCGTCGTTGAAATCGGCGAGCATCTCCAACCGCGCGAGGGCGAAGCGACGTTCGACGCGAGCGGCGCGATCGTCGCACCGGGCTGCATCGATATGCACGTGCATCTGCGCGAACCCGGCTTCCCGCACAAAGAGACGATCGAAAGCGGAACGACGGCGGCGATCCGCGGCGGATTCACCGCAATCGCGTGCATGCCGAATACCAACCCCGCGCTCGATACCGACCGGACCATCGAACAACTCATCGGCGAACTGCGCCGGCGCGCTCGCTCGCGCGTCTATCCCATCGCGGCAATCACGCTCGGCCGGCGAGGCGAAGAGCCGTGCGACTTCCCGAGCCTAGCTCGCGCCGGTGCGGTCGCTTTTTCGGACGACGGCAATACGGTCATGAACGCGCGCGTGCTACGCGATGCGGCCCACGCAGCCGCCGATATTCCGGGCGTATTCATATCGCATTGCGAAGACGAGCATCTCAAAGGCGATGCGGTGATGCATGAGGGGCACGTCTCGCGCGCCCTGGGCGTACGCGGAAGCCCGGCGCTCGCCGAGGACGTCATCGTCGCTCGCGATTTGGCCATCGGGATCGAGGCCGGCAAGCCGTGGCACATCGCTCACCTCTCGACGCACGGCTCCATCGAACACTTGCAGCACGCCAGAGCCCACGGTGGGCTCGCAACCTGCGAGGTGACGCCGCATCATCTCACGTTCACCGACGAGGCGGTGCGAGAGCGCGGAGCCGGAGCGAAGGTCAATCCCCCGCTGCGCGACGACGTGGACGCCCGCGCGCTGCGCGATGCCGTCAGGGACGGCGTAATCGACGCCTTCGCCACCGATCACGCTCCACATACCGACGCAGAAAAAAGCGGCGACCTAAGCCACGCATCCGTCGGTTTTACGGGGTTGGAGATTGCGCTTGGCGCCTATGCGCTCGCACTGCCGGACCTCTCGTTACTGCGATTCGTGGCGCTCCTCTCCACGAATCCGGCGCGCATCCTCGGCGTTCCCGGCGGATCGATACAGGTGGGCGATGCCGCCGACATCACGATTTTCGCCGATCGCTACTGGGTCGTCGATACGTCGACCTTCGCTTCGAAAGGCCGCTCGACGCCGTTTGCCGGCTGCACGCTTCCGCGGATGGTGCTCGCCACCATCGTCGCCGGAGAACTCGTGTACGATCGTCGCGCCCTTTAG